Proteins from one Mesorhizobium sp. M9A.F.Ca.ET.002.03.1.2 genomic window:
- a CDS encoding alpha/beta hydrolase gives MNLYDDDLTQFAEHGAALLPAPDREDRVEHDGALIWYASFGSGPPVILLHGGLGHSGNWGYQVPALVAAGHRVVTIDSRGHGRSTRDDRPYSYELMASDVVAVMDHLSLDKAAFVGWSDGACVALVLASKAPARVAGVFFFACNMDPGGTMQIEPSPLLDRCFSRHRKDYAMLSATPADFDQFVSAVGLMMRTQPNYTKEDLGAIEVPVTVALGEHDEFIKREHANYLADAIPGAALIILPGVSHFAPLQRPDEFNATVLAFIAKVSISVRTDDQ, from the coding sequence ATGAATTTATATGACGACGACCTTACCCAGTTTGCCGAGCATGGAGCCGCCCTTCTCCCCGCCCCCGATCGCGAGGATCGCGTGGAGCATGACGGAGCCCTGATCTGGTATGCATCATTTGGCAGCGGTCCTCCCGTCATCCTGTTGCACGGCGGACTCGGCCACAGCGGCAATTGGGGATATCAGGTGCCGGCCTTGGTAGCGGCGGGCCACCGCGTCGTGACGATCGACAGTCGCGGGCACGGCCGCAGCACCCGCGATGACAGGCCATATTCCTATGAACTCATGGCTTCTGACGTCGTGGCTGTGATGGACCACCTTTCCCTCGACAAGGCTGCCTTCGTCGGCTGGAGTGACGGTGCCTGCGTCGCTCTGGTACTTGCCTCCAAGGCACCAGCACGCGTGGCAGGCGTCTTCTTTTTTGCCTGCAACATGGATCCTGGTGGCACAATGCAGATCGAACCGAGTCCGCTTCTCGATCGCTGCTTCAGTCGCCACAGGAAAGACTACGCCATGCTCTCCGCCACGCCAGCCGACTTCGACCAGTTCGTCAGCGCGGTGGGGCTGATGATGCGAACCCAGCCGAACTATACCAAAGAGGACCTTGGCGCCATCGAGGTGCCTGTCACCGTCGCACTCGGCGAGCATGACGAATTCATCAAGCGAGAGCATGCCAACTACCTGGCCGACGCTATTCCGGGGGCCGCATTAATCATTTTGCCCGGCGTTAGTCACTTTGCGCCGCTACAGCGTCCGGACGAATTCAACGCGACGGTCCTTGCCTTCATAGCCAAGGTATCGATCTCGGTTCGGACCGATGACCAGTAG
- a CDS encoding iron ABC transporter substrate-binding protein — protein sequence MKYALSALAGATALAISLTAGPAMAQDGGIVVYNAQHESLTNAWVEGFTKETGIKVTVRHGGDSDFSNQIVAEGAASPADVFLTENSPAMALVESSGLFAPVDADTQAQVPQDYQPASGKWVGVAARSTVFVYDKTKLTAEQLPKSLLDLADPSWKGRWAASPSGADFQAIVSALLQLKGKAATTDWLKAMKENFTAYKGNSTVMKAVNAGEVEGGVIYHYYYYGDQAKTGENSKNIGLHYFRNQDPGAFVSVSGGGVLASSKHPKEAQAFLKWVTGKGGQDVLKTGDSFEYAVGKGAESNPALVPLADLQAPKVDATTLNSKKVTDLMTAAGLL from the coding sequence ATGAAATATGCTCTTTCCGCCCTTGCCGGTGCCACAGCGCTTGCAATCAGCCTGACCGCCGGTCCGGCAATGGCCCAGGACGGCGGCATCGTCGTCTACAACGCCCAGCATGAGAGCCTGACCAATGCCTGGGTTGAAGGTTTCACCAAGGAAACCGGCATCAAGGTCACCGTTCGCCATGGCGGCGACAGCGATTTCTCCAACCAGATCGTCGCCGAAGGCGCCGCCTCGCCGGCCGACGTGTTCCTGACGGAGAACTCGCCCGCCATGGCGCTGGTCGAGTCATCCGGCCTGTTCGCGCCGGTCGACGCCGACACGCAGGCGCAGGTTCCGCAGGATTACCAGCCGGCCAGCGGCAAATGGGTGGGCGTCGCCGCGCGCAGCACCGTCTTTGTTTACGACAAGACCAAGCTGACCGCCGAGCAATTGCCCAAGTCGCTGCTCGATCTCGCCGATCCGAGTTGGAAGGGACGCTGGGCCGCTTCGCCCTCCGGCGCCGATTTCCAGGCGATCGTCAGCGCGCTTTTGCAGCTCAAGGGTAAGGCCGCAACGACCGACTGGCTGAAGGCGATGAAGGAGAACTTCACCGCCTACAAGGGCAACAGCACGGTGATGAAGGCAGTCAATGCCGGCGAAGTCGAAGGCGGCGTGATCTATCACTATTACTACTACGGCGACCAGGCCAAGACCGGTGAGAACAGCAAGAATATCGGACTCCACTATTTCAGGAACCAGGACCCGGGCGCGTTCGTCTCGGTTTCCGGCGGCGGTGTGCTGGCCTCGAGCAAGCACCCGAAGGAAGCCCAGGCGTTCCTGAAATGGGTGACCGGCAAAGGCGGTCAGGACGTGCTGAAGACCGGTGATTCCTTTGAATACGCAGTCGGCAAGGGCGCGGAGTCCAATCCGGCGCTCGTGCCGCTGGCTGATCTGCAGGCGCCGAAAGTCGACGCGACGACGCTGAACTCCAAGAAGGTGACCGATCTGATGACGGCAGCCGGCTTGCTTTAG
- a CDS encoding TetR/AcrR family transcriptional regulator, translating to MSRPTKHAPERGDARTRLLEAARDTIRAKGFASASIDDLCRAAEVTKGAFFHSFGSKEALGVAAAEFWARTTSDFFAAAPYHHPPDALERVLAYVAFRKAIITEDLAESSCLVGTMAQETYMTFPSIRDACGASMFDHASTLEADIELARRERGVTDDWTAESLARYTQTVIQGGFVLAKAGNDAELARESLAHLERYIRLLFRVAEDET from the coding sequence ATGTCTAGGCCAACCAAACATGCTCCCGAGCGCGGTGATGCCCGAACCCGGCTCCTGGAAGCTGCAAGGGACACCATCCGCGCCAAAGGCTTCGCCTCGGCCAGCATTGATGATCTTTGCAGGGCGGCTGAGGTAACCAAGGGGGCGTTCTTCCACAGCTTCGGTAGCAAGGAAGCCCTGGGAGTTGCAGCTGCGGAATTTTGGGCCAGGACCACCTCGGACTTTTTCGCCGCGGCTCCCTATCATCACCCTCCCGATGCGTTGGAGCGGGTGCTTGCCTATGTCGCATTTCGCAAAGCGATCATCACGGAGGATCTGGCGGAGTCCAGCTGTCTGGTCGGAACGATGGCTCAAGAGACCTACATGACCTTCCCCAGCATCCGCGATGCGTGCGGAGCCAGCATGTTCGATCATGCATCGACGCTAGAGGCCGACATTGAACTGGCCCGCCGTGAGCGCGGTGTTACGGATGATTGGACTGCCGAAAGTCTGGCTCGATACACGCAGACTGTTATCCAAGGAGGATTCGTCCTTGCTAAAGCAGGGAATGACGCGGAGCTGGCGCGCGAAAGTCTTGCTCATTTGGAGCGGTATATTCGGCTTCTGTTTCGCGTTGCTGAGGACGAGACGTGA
- the ugpA gene encoding sn-glycerol-3-phosphate ABC transporter permease UgpA, with product MSPRVVFPNKILPYLLVAPQLAITLVFFYWPAGQALYQSMLRQDPFGLRTKFVWFANFRKVLADPAYLNSIKVTVVFSLATAIVAMGVALLLAVMAEKAVRGKGLYRTLLIWPYAVAPAIAGMLWLFLFNPSIGSLAYLLRSLGIAWDPLLNGNHAMILLVSAAAWKQISYNFLFFVAGLQAVPKTLIEAAAMDGAGETKRFWTVVFPLLAPTTFFLLVVNTVYALFDTFGIVHAVTGGGPGKTTETLVYKVYNDGFVNLILGDSAAQSVILMAIVIALTAIQFRYVERKVHYG from the coding sequence CTGTCTCCACGCGTCGTCTTTCCCAACAAGATCCTGCCGTACCTGCTGGTGGCGCCACAACTCGCCATAACACTGGTTTTCTTCTATTGGCCGGCCGGTCAGGCGCTTTACCAGTCGATGCTCAGGCAGGACCCGTTCGGGCTGAGGACCAAGTTCGTCTGGTTCGCCAATTTCCGGAAGGTGCTGGCCGATCCGGCCTACCTCAATTCGATCAAGGTCACCGTGGTGTTTTCGCTTGCAACCGCGATCGTCGCCATGGGCGTGGCGCTTTTGCTTGCGGTCATGGCCGAGAAGGCGGTGCGCGGCAAAGGCCTCTACCGCACACTGTTGATATGGCCTTATGCCGTGGCGCCGGCGATTGCCGGCATGCTGTGGCTGTTTCTGTTCAATCCTTCGATCGGCTCGCTGGCCTATTTGCTGAGAAGCCTCGGCATCGCATGGGACCCGCTGCTCAACGGCAACCACGCCATGATCCTGCTGGTGTCGGCGGCTGCCTGGAAGCAGATCAGCTACAATTTCCTGTTCTTCGTCGCCGGTCTGCAGGCGGTGCCGAAAACGCTGATCGAGGCGGCGGCCATGGACGGCGCCGGCGAGACCAAACGCTTCTGGACCGTCGTCTTCCCGCTGCTTGCCCCGACGACCTTTTTCCTGCTGGTCGTCAATACCGTCTATGCCCTGTTCGACACGTTCGGCATCGTTCATGCCGTCACCGGCGGCGGGCCGGGCAAGACGACCGAGACGCTGGTCTACAAGGTCTATAATGACGGCTTCGTCAATCTGATCCTGGGCGACTCGGCGGCGCAGTCGGTCATCCTGATGGCCATCGTCATTGCGCTTACAGCCATCCAGTTCCGCTACGTGGAACGCAAAGTCCACTACGGTTGA
- the ugpE gene encoding sn-glycerol-3-phosphate ABC transporter permease UgpE, with amino-acid sequence MIGQSPLRTFIAHAVLILGILIVAFPIYYTLVASTHTLQTILKPPLPLLPGGQLWDNYNEALFGGIGRIGGVSVGRLLLNTTIMALGVAVGKIFISILSAYAIVFFRFPLRMTFFWLIFITLMLPVEVRILPTYKVMVDLGMIDTYAGLIIPLIASATATLLFRQFFMTIPGELVEAARVDGAGPWRFFFDILLPLSRTNIAALFVILFIYGWTQYLWPLLVTNSNDMNTIVIALRKMVSFADADTEWHLVMVTAMLAIVPPILVVVLMQRWFVRGLVESEK; translated from the coding sequence ATGATCGGCCAGTCCCCGCTCCGCACCTTCATCGCCCACGCCGTGCTCATCCTTGGCATATTGATCGTGGCTTTTCCGATCTACTACACGCTCGTTGCCTCCACACACACGCTGCAAACGATCCTCAAGCCGCCGCTGCCGCTGTTGCCCGGCGGCCAGCTCTGGGACAACTACAACGAGGCACTGTTCGGCGGCATTGGCCGCATCGGCGGCGTCAGCGTCGGCAGACTGCTCCTCAACACCACGATCATGGCGCTCGGCGTTGCGGTGGGAAAGATCTTCATCTCGATCCTGTCGGCTTACGCGATCGTGTTCTTCCGCTTTCCCCTGCGCATGACCTTCTTCTGGCTGATCTTCATCACCTTGATGCTTCCCGTGGAAGTGCGCATCCTGCCGACCTACAAGGTGATGGTCGATCTCGGCATGATCGACACCTATGCCGGCCTGATCATCCCGCTGATCGCGTCGGCCACCGCGACGCTGCTGTTCCGCCAGTTCTTCATGACCATACCGGGCGAATTGGTCGAGGCGGCGCGTGTCGACGGTGCCGGGCCGTGGCGCTTCTTCTTCGATATCCTGTTGCCGCTGTCGCGCACCAACATCGCGGCGCTGTTCGTGATCCTCTTCATCTATGGCTGGACGCAGTATCTTTGGCCATTGCTCGTCACCAACAGCAACGACATGAACACCATCGTCATCGCGCTGAGAAAGATGGTCTCTTTCGCCGATGCCGACACCGAATGGCACCTGGTCATGGTCACCGCGATGCTGGCCATCGTGCCGCCGATCCTGGTGGTCGTGCTGATGCAACGCTGGTTCGTGCGCGGCCTGGTCGAATCCGAAAAGTGA
- a CDS encoding iron ABC transporter permease: MQSAADLARSGLPTGMAAGQSTRRRPISWISLAAILISLFSLLPLAFIIWIAVQTGWETVSALVFRPRVGELLTNTLLLVALAVPTCIVLSVALAWLTERSNLPGARLWAWLSVAPLAIPAFVHSYAWISLVPGLHGLWAGVLISVVAYFPFLYLPVAAALRRLDPALEDAAATLGHGPWRVFWRVVLPQLRLAICGGSLLVGLHLLAEYGLYVFIRFDTFTTAIVDQFQSTFNGPAANMLAAVLVTCCFVLLAIEVLVRGEERYARVGSGAARQQQRTRLGRATIPCLLLPAIAALLALGVPFVTISRWLVAGGADVWRLPEIGLALGQTLLLALAGALLATIAAMPMAWISIRAPGPLQRVLEGCNYIAGSLPGVVVALALVTITVRVALPLYQTLFTILVAYTLMFLPRALISLRASIAQAPVELERAAASLGRSPLKALWSTTIRLSAPGAAAGMALVALGIMNELTATQMLAPNGTRTLAMAFWSHSGEIDYAAAAPYALIMVAMSLPLTWLLYVQSKRMAGR, translated from the coding sequence ATGCAGTCCGCGGCCGATCTTGCGCGTTCAGGCTTGCCGACCGGCATGGCGGCTGGGCAATCGACACGCCGGCGGCCGATATCCTGGATTTCGCTCGCCGCCATCCTCATCTCGCTTTTTTCACTGCTGCCGCTCGCCTTCATCATCTGGATTGCCGTGCAGACCGGATGGGAAACCGTGTCGGCACTGGTCTTCCGGCCGCGCGTCGGCGAGCTGCTGACCAACACCCTGCTTCTGGTGGCACTGGCCGTGCCGACCTGCATCGTGCTCTCGGTGGCGCTGGCCTGGCTGACCGAACGCAGCAATCTTCCTGGTGCCCGCCTGTGGGCCTGGCTGTCGGTGGCGCCGCTCGCCATCCCCGCCTTCGTGCACAGCTACGCCTGGATCAGCCTGGTGCCGGGATTGCACGGCCTGTGGGCCGGCGTCCTGATTTCCGTCGTCGCCTATTTCCCGTTTCTCTATTTGCCGGTGGCGGCAGCTTTGCGCCGGCTCGATCCCGCTCTCGAGGATGCCGCGGCGACCCTCGGTCACGGACCGTGGCGCGTGTTTTGGCGTGTCGTGCTGCCGCAGCTCAGGCTCGCCATCTGCGGCGGTTCGCTGCTGGTCGGCCTGCATCTCCTGGCCGAGTACGGCCTCTACGTGTTCATCCGCTTCGACACCTTCACCACGGCGATCGTCGACCAGTTCCAGTCGACCTTCAATGGCCCGGCCGCCAACATGCTGGCCGCCGTGCTGGTGACATGCTGCTTCGTGCTGCTTGCGATCGAAGTGCTCGTGCGCGGCGAGGAGCGCTATGCCCGCGTCGGCTCGGGCGCGGCGCGCCAGCAGCAACGCACAAGGCTCGGTCGCGCCACGATCCCATGCCTGCTGCTGCCGGCCATCGCCGCGCTGCTGGCGCTTGGCGTGCCGTTCGTCACCATCAGCCGCTGGCTTGTGGCCGGCGGTGCCGATGTCTGGCGGCTCCCCGAGATCGGCCTGGCGCTTGGCCAGACCCTGCTCCTGGCGCTTGCCGGCGCCCTGCTCGCCACCATCGCCGCCATGCCGATGGCCTGGATCTCGATCCGCGCGCCGGGACCGCTGCAGCGCGTTCTGGAAGGCTGCAACTACATCGCCGGCTCGCTGCCCGGCGTCGTCGTGGCGCTGGCGCTGGTCACCATCACCGTGCGCGTCGCCTTGCCGCTCTATCAGACCCTGTTCACCATCCTGGTCGCCTACACGCTGATGTTCCTGCCGCGCGCTCTGATCAGCCTCAGGGCATCGATCGCGCAGGCGCCGGTCGAACTCGAACGCGCCGCCGCCAGCCTCGGCCGATCACCGCTCAAGGCGCTGTGGTCGACGACGATCCGCCTGTCGGCGCCAGGTGCCGCGGCGGGCATGGCGCTAGTGGCGCTCGGCATCATGAACGAATTGACCGCCACGCAGATGCTGGCCCCCAACGGCACCCGCACGCTGGCGATGGCGTTCTGGTCCCACAGCGGTGAGATCGACTACGCGGCGGCGGCACCTTACGCCCTCATCATGGTGGCAATGTCGCTGCCCCTGACATGGCTGCTCTATGTCCAGTCGAAGCGGATGGCCGGGCGATGA
- a CDS encoding NrsF family protein: MRTDDLIKALDADARSMAMPLGLAWWVAAGAATVIAAAVFWLAIGPRADIATAMHTMRFLAKFVFTIALAASAFALVRALSIPGASTSRAAAWMIAAPLMVAGAVVLELFAVPSTEWGTRLIGSNLVICLTFIPLIGIGPLAIFLAVLRYGAPTRPVLAGTLAGLLAGGLAATFYAAHCFDDSPLFVATWYTIAIAILTVLGALGGRLFVRW, from the coding sequence ATGAGGACCGACGATCTCATCAAGGCGCTTGACGCCGATGCCCGCAGCATGGCGATGCCGCTGGGTTTGGCCTGGTGGGTGGCCGCCGGGGCGGCTACCGTCATCGCGGCGGCGGTCTTCTGGCTGGCGATCGGCCCACGCGCCGACATCGCGACCGCCATGCATACGATGCGTTTCCTCGCCAAATTCGTCTTCACGATTGCCCTAGCCGCCAGCGCCTTCGCCTTAGTCCGCGCCTTGTCGATACCGGGTGCATCGACGAGCAGGGCGGCGGCCTGGATGATTGCCGCACCGCTGATGGTGGCTGGGGCCGTGGTGCTGGAACTCTTCGCCGTGCCGTCGACGGAGTGGGGCACGCGTCTGATCGGCAGCAATCTGGTTATCTGCCTGACCTTCATTCCGCTGATCGGCATCGGTCCGCTGGCGATCTTCCTAGCGGTGCTGCGCTATGGCGCGCCAACGCGGCCGGTCCTTGCCGGAACGCTGGCGGGCCTGCTCGCCGGCGGGCTGGCGGCAACTTTCTATGCCGCGCACTGCTTCGACGACTCGCCGCTTTTCGTCGCCACCTGGTATACGATCGCGATTGCCATCCTTACCGTGCTCGGCGCGCTCGGCGGGCGGCTTTTCGTGCGCTGGTAG
- a CDS encoding ABC transporter ATP-binding protein, translating into MSFLELTDVHKHYGPVAALAGIDLSVASGSRTAIVGPSGCGKTTLLRLIAGFEAPDQGRIVLDGEVLANGGAAVPAYRRGIGVVAQDGALFPHLSIADNIGFGMGRHEDKRTERIVELAYIVGLDKAILKRRPHELSGGQQQRVALARAMAMKPRLMLLDEPFSALDTGLRASMRKAVAELLEAAGITTILVTHDQAEALSFAGQVAVMRDGKFSQVGTPRELYLKPKDRMVAEFLGDAIILPAKISDGFASSPLGRIAVDSTERRDVVRIMLRPEQVLLKRTSREGMSGTPDMLFGEVTESEFAGSMCTIAVRLLNSPDPPDAAAIGNTPLILRKPGMDTPVVGEIVRLTVSGKAHVFA; encoded by the coding sequence ATGAGCTTCCTCGAACTCACCGATGTGCACAAGCACTACGGCCCGGTGGCAGCACTGGCCGGCATCGACCTCAGCGTGGCCAGCGGCAGCCGCACCGCGATCGTCGGGCCGTCCGGCTGCGGCAAGACGACCTTGCTGCGGCTGATCGCCGGCTTCGAGGCGCCCGACCAGGGTCGCATCGTGCTCGACGGCGAGGTGCTGGCCAATGGCGGCGCCGCCGTGCCCGCATATCGGCGCGGCATCGGCGTGGTGGCGCAGGACGGCGCCCTGTTCCCGCATCTGAGCATCGCCGACAATATCGGTTTCGGCATGGGACGCCACGAGGACAAGCGCACCGAGCGCATCGTCGAGCTCGCCTATATCGTCGGGCTGGACAAGGCTATCCTGAAACGGCGGCCGCACGAGCTCTCCGGCGGTCAGCAGCAGCGCGTGGCGCTGGCCCGCGCCATGGCCATGAAGCCGCGGCTGATGCTGCTCGACGAGCCGTTCTCGGCGCTCGACACGGGCTTGCGCGCCTCGATGCGCAAGGCGGTGGCCGAGCTTCTGGAAGCGGCCGGCATCACCACGATCCTGGTGACGCACGACCAGGCCGAGGCGCTGTCCTTCGCCGGCCAGGTCGCGGTGATGCGCGACGGCAAATTCTCGCAGGTCGGCACGCCGCGCGAGCTCTATCTCAAGCCGAAGGACAGGATGGTCGCCGAATTCCTCGGCGACGCCATCATCCTGCCGGCAAAGATATCAGACGGCTTCGCCAGCTCGCCGCTCGGCCGCATCGCCGTCGACAGCACCGAGCGGCGCGATGTCGTCCGCATCATGCTGCGGCCGGAACAGGTGCTGCTGAAACGGACGTCGCGCGAAGGCATGTCGGGCACGCCGGACATGCTGTTCGGCGAGGTGACGGAATCCGAATTCGCCGGCTCGATGTGCACCATTGCGGTGCGGCTCTTGAACAGTCCCGATCCGCCGGACGCCGCCGCGATCGGCAACACGCCATTGATCCTGCGCAAGCCGGGCATGGACACGCCGGTGGTTGGCGAGATCGTGCGGCTGACCGTATCGGGAAAGGCGCATGTGTTTGCCTGA
- a CDS encoding sn-glycerol-3-phosphate import ATP-binding protein UgpC: protein MATVDLKDVKKVYPGGVEAVKGVSIAIPDKALCVLVGPSGCGKSTLLRMIAGLETISAGTVAIDGKVVNAIGPTERDIAMVFQNYALYPHMKVYDNMAYGLRNRGMPKDEIDSRVRSTAKVLELSALLDRRPRELSGGQRQRVAMGRAIVRNPKVFLFDEPLSNLDAKLRGQMRVEIKNLQRTLGVTSVYVTHDQLEAMTLADILVVMNAGLVEQTGAPLDIYEKPASTFVASFIGAPPMNLLALTGSSSGMTLADGTAIGFVPPETQAATLGFRPEDADVTFNAEAPSGALVLPATVEAVEPVGAESFLHCAAGGSRIVVRVSGRATAKPGDRLRVVAKAEKLHWFDQAGKRVG, encoded by the coding sequence ATGGCGACCGTCGATCTGAAGGACGTGAAGAAGGTCTATCCCGGCGGCGTCGAAGCCGTGAAGGGGGTTTCCATCGCCATTCCCGACAAGGCGCTTTGCGTGCTGGTCGGCCCCTCCGGCTGCGGCAAGTCCACGCTGCTGAGGATGATCGCCGGGTTGGAGACCATTTCTGCCGGTACGGTCGCCATCGACGGCAAGGTGGTCAACGCCATCGGCCCGACCGAGCGCGACATCGCCATGGTGTTCCAGAACTACGCGCTTTATCCGCATATGAAGGTCTACGACAACATGGCCTACGGACTGCGCAATCGCGGCATGCCGAAGGACGAGATCGACAGCAGGGTGCGCTCGACCGCCAAGGTGCTGGAGCTGTCGGCGCTGCTCGACCGGCGCCCGCGCGAGCTTTCCGGCGGCCAGCGCCAGCGCGTCGCCATGGGCCGCGCCATCGTGCGCAATCCGAAAGTCTTCCTGTTCGATGAGCCGCTCAGCAATCTCGACGCCAAACTGCGCGGCCAGATGCGGGTCGAGATCAAGAATTTGCAGCGCACGCTCGGGGTCACCTCGGTCTATGTCACCCACGACCAGCTCGAGGCGATGACGCTGGCCGACATCCTCGTCGTCATGAATGCCGGACTGGTCGAGCAAACGGGCGCGCCGCTCGACATCTATGAGAAGCCGGCCTCGACCTTCGTTGCTTCCTTCATCGGCGCGCCGCCGATGAACCTTCTGGCGCTGACCGGAAGTTCCTCAGGCATGACACTGGCCGATGGCACGGCGATCGGCTTCGTACCTCCCGAAACACAAGCCGCGACACTCGGTTTTCGCCCGGAAGATGCCGACGTCACCTTCAATGCGGAGGCGCCGTCCGGCGCCCTCGTTCTGCCGGCGACGGTTGAAGCGGTCGAACCGGTCGGTGCCGAAAGCTTTCTTCACTGCGCGGCAGGCGGCAGCCGTATCGTCGTGCGCGTCTCAGGTCGCGCCACCGCCAAGCCCGGCGACCGGTTGCGCGTCGTGGCCAAGGCCGAAAAGCTGCATTGGTTCGATCAGGCGGGAAAGCGGGTTGGCTAA
- the ugpB gene encoding sn-glycerol-3-phosphate ABC transporter substrate-binding protein UgpB: MKLFGFAAGVAATLTLLSTTSAFAVTQISWWHAMTGANAEVVDKISKDFNASQSDYELVPVFKGTYPETLNAGIAAFRAGQAPDILQVFDVGTGVMMAAEGAIKPVADVMTGAGMTFDKSQYLPGIVGYYSKPDGTMLSFPYNSSSPILYYNKDIFQKAGLDVDNPPKTWNEVWDAAKKIKASGAASCGYTSTWLTWIHLENFAAWNDVSWASQQNGLAGGDVELKINAPIFVNHFQALADLAKDGTFKYGGRTSEAKQIFLAGECGIFTESSGGLGDIVKSGMNYGIGQLPYDTDAKGAPQNTTPGGASLWVFGSKSDEQYKGVAAFFAYLSKTDVQEYLHQKSGYLPVTLAAYEATKKSGFYDKNPGRETPILQMTGKAPTDNSKGVRLPNLPQVRDIQNEELEKMLAGQQTAQQALDNAVTRGNAAIKEALEN; this comes from the coding sequence ATGAAGTTGTTCGGCTTCGCGGCCGGTGTTGCCGCCACCTTGACCCTGCTTTCCACAACCTCCGCCTTTGCAGTCACGCAGATCAGCTGGTGGCACGCCATGACCGGCGCCAACGCTGAGGTTGTCGACAAGATCTCCAAGGATTTCAATGCCAGCCAGAGCGATTATGAGCTCGTTCCGGTGTTCAAGGGCACCTATCCCGAGACGCTGAATGCCGGCATCGCTGCCTTCCGTGCCGGACAGGCGCCCGACATCCTGCAGGTGTTCGACGTCGGTACCGGCGTGATGATGGCGGCCGAGGGTGCGATCAAGCCGGTGGCCGATGTGATGACCGGTGCTGGCATGACCTTCGACAAGAGCCAATACCTGCCCGGCATCGTCGGTTATTATTCGAAGCCGGACGGCACCATGCTGTCCTTCCCCTACAACTCTTCCTCGCCGATCCTCTACTACAACAAGGACATCTTCCAGAAGGCAGGGCTCGATGTAGACAATCCACCCAAGACCTGGAACGAGGTGTGGGACGCCGCCAAGAAGATCAAGGCTAGCGGCGCCGCCTCTTGCGGTTATACCTCTACCTGGCTGACCTGGATCCATCTGGAGAATTTCGCGGCATGGAATGATGTGTCGTGGGCTTCCCAGCAGAACGGTCTGGCCGGCGGCGATGTCGAACTCAAGATCAACGCGCCGATTTTCGTCAACCACTTCCAGGCGCTCGCAGACCTCGCCAAGGACGGTACCTTCAAATATGGCGGGCGCACCTCCGAAGCCAAGCAGATCTTCCTTGCCGGCGAATGCGGCATCTTCACCGAATCGTCGGGCGGCCTCGGCGACATCGTCAAGTCCGGCATGAACTACGGCATCGGCCAGCTTCCCTACGACACCGACGCCAAGGGCGCGCCGCAGAACACCACGCCGGGCGGTGCCAGCCTGTGGGTGTTCGGCAGCAAGTCGGACGAGCAATACAAGGGCGTCGCCGCCTTCTTCGCCTATCTGTCCAAGACCGACGTGCAGGAATATCTGCACCAGAAGTCGGGATACCTGCCAGTGACGCTCGCCGCGTACGAGGCGACCAAGAAATCAGGCTTCTATGACAAGAACCCCGGCCGCGAGACACCCATCCTGCAGATGACGGGCAAGGCGCCGACCGACAACTCGAAGGGCGTGCGCCTGCCTAACCTGCCGCAGGTGCGCGATATCCAGAACGAGGAATTGGAAAAGATGCTGGCCGGCCAGCAAACCGCTCAGCAGGCGCTTGACAATGCGGTCACGCGCGGCAACGCCGCGATCAAGGAAGCGCTGGAGAACTGA
- a CDS encoding sigma-70 family RNA polymerase sigma factor: protein MTGKDEAELSRLMRAAIAGDERAYADFLHQTAALVRGFARRKIVQGGVDPEDVVQETLLAIHVKRHTWRQDLAVLPWIYAIARFKLIDAFRRRGRRIEIEIDGIAETLAEPEAETVSERDINRALDGLPPAQRSVVSAISVEGRSIGETAAKFGISETAVRVSLHRGLAAIAKRFGAKRFGQE, encoded by the coding sequence GTGACCGGCAAGGACGAGGCCGAGCTTTCCCGGCTGATGCGGGCCGCAATCGCGGGAGATGAAAGGGCTTACGCCGACTTTCTGCACCAGACGGCTGCTCTCGTTCGCGGCTTCGCCCGGCGCAAGATCGTGCAGGGCGGGGTCGACCCCGAGGATGTCGTGCAGGAAACCTTGCTGGCCATTCATGTGAAGCGGCATACCTGGCGCCAGGACTTGGCTGTGTTGCCCTGGATCTACGCCATCGCGCGCTTCAAGCTGATCGATGCCTTCCGGCGGCGCGGGCGGCGCATCGAGATCGAGATCGACGGCATCGCCGAGACCCTCGCCGAACCGGAAGCGGAGACGGTCAGCGAGCGCGACATCAACCGGGCCCTGGATGGCCTGCCGCCGGCGCAGCGTTCCGTGGTATCGGCCATATCGGTCGAAGGCCGCTCCATCGGCGAAACGGCAGCGAAATTCGGCATCAGCGAGACGGCGGTGCGCGTGTCGCTTCATCGCGGGCTTGCCGCCATTGCCAAGCGGTTCGGGGCCAAACGATTCGGGCAGGAATGA